One genomic region from Schistocerca piceifrons isolate TAMUIC-IGC-003096 unplaced genomic scaffold, iqSchPice1.1 HiC_scaffold_553, whole genome shotgun sequence encodes:
- the LOC124757569 gene encoding uncharacterized protein LOC124757569 has protein sequence MVSDERTPLLSHVVLLVPKEPGAATVVAPGPILPVAAIGGDGWSGLTNRELLAMAQDPFWVRLRMLTFWGFWVCWLVLFVAALSVVFTSPPCGEADCANATLTTTPPATDLPSTVTLEAWTTMVPR, from the coding sequence ATGGTGAGCGACGAGAGGACGCCCCTCCTCAGCCACGTGGTGCTGTTGGTTCCCAAGGAGCCCGGGGCGGCCACGGTGGTGGCGCCGGGTCCCATCCTACCCGTAGCTGCCATCGGCGGCGACGGGTGGTCCGGGCTCACCAACAGGGAGCTGCTGGCTATGGCGCAGGACCCGTTCTGGGTGCGGCTGCGGATGCTCACCTTCTGGGGTTTCTGGGTGTGCTGGTTGGTGCTTTTCGTGGCAGCCCTGTCCGTCGTCTTCACCAGTCCGCCGTGTGGCGAAGCGGACTGCGCCAACGCCACACTCACCACGACGCCGCCAGCCACCGATCTTCCCTCCACTGTGACACTCGAGGCCTGGACAACTATG